CAGCTAATGCTACCTATGAGCTTAATAGCAAGGAAATCTACCAACATAGCACATTTAACACTCAAAATATGGCAAATATTTTGGAAAATTTTTATCTTAAAACAATGTTAGCTGCCGATAACGATACAAATGATGCCTATAATGATGTCAAATACGCATTTGATACTTTTATGCTCAAAGCTCACAATAATGGAGAGTTTAGTAAAGATATGTATAAACTCTACGAATTGCAAAGCAAACTACAAAAAATGCCTTATAGTCAAGAAGGTTTTGCCCAATATGCAAAAAATATCAATACACTTGCACTCATCGGCACAAGCCTTGTATTGGGCGATATTTATCACGAGGAAATGGTTACTTTTGGCAATGCTTTAGAATCATACCTTATAGGGCAAACTCACGAGCTAGGCATTCACTTAAGCCATCAACAAAATAAAGAGCTAGAATTTAAATCACTTGAAGATTTTGCACAAGATTCTAATCTTTCACATCTCTTTGGTGATTATACTCTTACAATCCTTTCAAAATAGTGGAACTTTATAGTGAAAAAAATAAGATTATCAGATTTTGCCAAAGAATTTGGCAAAGAGGCAAAATTTGCTTATGAGAAAGCTAAGGAAATGGGATTAAGTGTAAAAACACCTTCAAGCTCTCTGACACAAGAGGAGGCTGCTGCACTTTTTGAATATATCAATACAGGTGTAAATTCTTATGTGCCTACAAACAAAGGCAAAGATAAAAAGGCAGTCACGAAATCCTCACAAGATGCTTCATACCAACGCAACGATAAAAAAGGGAAAACAGGCATAAAACGTCTTTATAATGCTTTCTTTTTCTCACTTGATGGAATCAAGGCTGCGTGGCAAGAAGAAGAGGGCTTTAGGCAAGTGCTAAGCATAGGCATTGTGCTAAGCATTGTGGCATTTTTTATAGCACAAACTTGGCAAGAGCTTGTATTGCTCATCTTGCCCTGTGTGCTTTCTATAATTGTTGAACTCATCAATTCCGCAATTGAAAATGCCATTGACTTTACAAGCCTTGAGATTCACCCACTTGCCAAAAAAGCAAAAGATATGGGCAGTGCAATACAGCTTATTGCTTGTCTTTTTGTTGCTTTCGTGTGGGGAAGCTATCTACTCAATCGCTTTATATTCTAATTACGCTTTTAATATTTTTGTATATTTTTTGCATAGCAAATAATCTCTGGGCGATACTCAAAATGCATCGTATCATAATGCCACCATCGCCCTCCCCATATAAACCCCTCCTCCTCAAAAGCTTGGACAATCTCTAGGGGAATCTGATTCTCATATTGATATTCATTGCGCTCCTTTTTATCCCATAGCCAATATTTAGAAAATTGTGTGTTAATATCAAGGGCAATACCAAAGCTATGAGGACTAAGATTAGGAGAATCTGCGATATTGCGCCAATAAAATGCGTCTTGGTCGCTCAAAAATTGATAGTATGCTTGTGGGAGATTCTCAAGTCGGTGCATTACACGCTCAAAAGCCTTATCTACACCATTTGCAGTAGTTACTACAATGAAACTCTTATCAAAACGTTGTTTAAACCACGGCAACTTTACAAGATGTGCATTTACTTCCTCTTTTGAATGTCCATAAATTGCTTTATAAAACCCTAAATGGCGTATGCGTGAAGTATCTTCATTGGGATTGAGCACATAGCCTTTAAGCGGATAAGGATAGGTAAAAGCATCATTCATATCAGGATTTAGAATCTTCTCATCATAAGTCTTTTCCAACCCATCGTCCCATACAAAACTACTTCCATTTTCAAGCACCACTTGATTATCAGCTATTCTTACTACTTGCGGATAATATCGCTTTACGCATTCTTGTGCAAGAGTATCAATAACCTGCCCTGCATTCAAATATATATATAACATACACAAACATAGTATTACTCTTTTCATTTCTTATCCGCCTGTTTGATGACTTGAAATGCTAAGATTATACCCTTTTAGAATTTATCTTCTGCTTTAGGTTTATAGAATTTCTGCAA
Above is a genomic segment from Helicobacter sp. MIT 21-1697 containing:
- a CDS encoding M15 family metallopeptidase, whose amino-acid sequence is MKRVILCLCMLYIYLNAGQVIDTLAQECVKRYYPQVVRIADNQVVLENGSSFVWDDGLEKTYDEKILNPDMNDAFTYPYPLKGYVLNPNEDTSRIRHLGFYKAIYGHSKEEVNAHLVKLPWFKQRFDKSFIVVTTANGVDKAFERVMHRLENLPQAYYQFLSDQDAFYWRNIADSPNLSPHSFGIALDINTQFSKYWLWDKKERNEYQYENQIPLEIVQAFEEEGFIWGGRWWHYDTMHFEYRPEIICYAKNIQKY
- a CDS encoding diacylglycerol kinase encodes the protein MKRLYNAFFFSLDGIKAAWQEEEGFRQVLSIGIVLSIVAFFIAQTWQELVLLILPCVLSIIVELINSAIENAIDFTSLEIHPLAKKAKDMGSAIQLIACLFVAFVWGSYLLNRFIF